The Corallococcus soli sequence GAAGCTGATGGTCTTCTGGTGCCCGGTGGTGGAGGGCATGAAGGCCAACGAGCAGCCGGTGCTCCCGGGCCTGCGGGTGGACGACGTGCCCTGGCAGGACGGCGAACCGCCAGAGCTGCGCGGCCCGGGGCCCTTCGTGGTGACGTCCGAGGACGTGTCGGCGCTGGAGGAGACGTACGTGGTGCCGGGCCTGCGGCTGCAGGCCGTGAACCTCAAGGAGGCGTGGGAGATCTCCTGGCACGCCACGCTGGGGGAGTTCGGACCGCAGGAGACGGGCGGCGCGGACTTCGGTGGCCAGCAGGGACGACACCGCACGGAGTGGAAGCCGGCCCAGGGCGCGGCGGCCCAGGAGGTGACGTTCTGGGCCGTGGTGCGCGACGGGCGCGGCGGCAGCTCATGGTTGGTGCGTCGGGCGCGCTGGAGCCCCTGAGCAGGGGCTCCTCCCCGCCATGGGCCTTCAGGGCTTCAACTGCGCCGCCGCGGCTTCCCGGTGCGCCGGCTGGCCCGTGGTCAGCGCGAAGAGGGCGTAGGCAACGGGCGTGGCCGCGAGCAGCTCCGTGCAGTGCTCGTCCAGCCGGTCCCAGACCTGCCCGCCGGCCTTCACGTAGGCGTCGACGGTGGCCTCGAACACGGCGTCCACGCCGAGCATGCGCTGGAACACGAAGTCGCGTGCGGGGTCGCTGACCTTGGCGGTGGTCCAGTCGAGCACGCCGGTGATGGTGTCGTCGGGGGCCAGCAGGACGTGTGCGGGGTACAGCTCCCCATGCGTCAGCGCGACGTGCCGGGGCCAGTAGGAGTCCTCCCCCAGCCAGGTCTCCCAGCGCCGGATGAGCGCTTCGGCGACGTCGAACTCCTTCCGGACCCGGGCGATGTCGGAGGCCCAGCCGGCGCGAACCTGGTCGGGTGTCTCGACCTTCAGGCCCGCGCGCCCGGCCTCCTCGATGCTGATGGCGTGCAGCCGGTGGATGAGGTGGCCGAACTCCCGGGCGTAGACGCGGGATTCTCGGTCGAAGTGCCACACGGGTTCGCCGGAGGCCGGGTCGAGTGTCAGCCCGGGTCTGCCGGGCAGGGCCCGGTACGCGATGAGGCTCCGGTCGGCGACCTGCCATTGGGGGACGGGGACCCCGAGGCGCGGACCGACGAAGTCCAGGATCGCGCGCTCCTCACCGAGCTTCGCGGAGACGTCGTCGCGCCGGGGGATCCGGAGGATCCACTCCACGTCGCCTGTGTCGCGGGCCATCACGACGCGATAGTCGAGCCCCGCCTCGTTGACCGACAGCGAATCGGGTTGGAGCTCCAGGCCGTGTGAGGCGGCACGTTCGAGGATCTGCCGGGCGTCATCTGGAGGCAGCAGGGGCATGGAGGGGTGTCCTTGAGCACGTCCGCAGTGGACGGGTTCGCCGTCGTGTTGGAGAAGACGTTGGCTTTGAGCCTGGAGCGGCCTTCAGTCGCCTCGCTTCTTCTTGCCCCGAGCGACCTCGGTGGCCAGGGCATCCAGCTTCGGTGTCCAGAAGGCGCGGAAGCGGTCCAGCCAGGCGTCCACCTCCGCCAGGGGCGCGGCGTCCACGGCGTAGAGGCGCCGGGCGCCATCCACCCGCACGGTCGCGAAGCCGTTGTCCCGCAGGACCTTCAGGTGCTGCGAGACAGCCGACTGGGTGATGCCGAACTCGCGCTGGACCACGGCCACGACCTCACCCGAGGCGTGCTCGCCTTCCGCCAGCAGCTCCAGGATGCGGCGGCGAACCGGATCTCCGAGGACGTCGAACGCGTGCATCAGCCTCCTGTATAGAACGCGGCCGTGCGCTCGGCCATCCCTCGGGCCACGTCCGGAGTCTCGCCGGCCGCCACGTGGGCGTCGGCCCACGCCTGGGCGCTCTCACGCATGAAGGCCTTCGCCTCGTCGGAGGCAGCCCAGACGGCGTTGGCTTCCGGCGGGACGCTCTGGCCACTCTCGATGTGGAGGCCCAGCCCGTAGAAGCTCAGGTCCCAGCCCACGCCCGTGGCACCGGGGCCGAACTGGCTCCAGAACTGTTCGACGTCGGCGGCGTGCACGATGTGTTCGAGCGTCAGCCGCGTGCCCTTGCCTTCCGGGGCCAGTCGCACGGTCACCCAGCTCATGCCGCCGTTGAACTCCCAGGTGACGTCGAACGCCGTGGGCTTGTCACAGCGCTGGATGGTCCCTCCCGCGTTCCCCTTGAGCTGATAGCGGCCACCCAACTGCAACTGCCCCTCGATGGGCAGGAACCAGCGCGGGATGCGCTCCGCGTTGGTGACCGCGTCCCACAGGTCCTCGATGTCGGTGGTGTAGACGCGGTGGGCGATGACCACATGGGCCGGCTTGCCTTCGTACTCGCGCTCGACGCAGGCGCGAAACTCGGCGCCGATGACTTTGTGAAGCATGTGCGTACCTCCCGCTTTTACGCGGTTAGTACAGTCTGGGCTCATATTAGTCAATTCTAATATTCGCCTTGGGTGGGCCGGGAGCTGGATGCCAGCGCGACCGCTGGCCCCCTTGCGTGCTCACGCGACGTCGTCCGTACAGCGAGTGCAGGCTGCCGGGCGGCGCAATTCCATCCGTGAAACATGGGAGGAGGTGGAGGCCGCGCCCACCGGGCCAGCAGGCATCCCGGGGGTGTCTCAGACCCTGTTTACATTTGTATCAATGACACCGGAGCATCCCTTCCACATGGGTCTCTCCGGCGTCTTCTCCTTCGTGCCCACGGTGTTCGTCGTTCCCTTCACGAGCTCGCGCCTCGCGGCGCTGGGCACCGCGCTGCTCCTCGTCTTGCTGTCGGCGCCCCGGGTGCACGCGGCGCCGGCGCAGGCGACCGTGCCCGCGGTGGACGGGTGGCGCTTCCGCTGGGGCGACTCGCCGCTCGGGCCCGACGGCATCCCCGTCTGGGCCATGGCGACGGGCACGGAAGAGGGCTGGCGGCCGGTGGAAGCCCTGAAGCGGCCTCCGGGTCGTGGCACGAACACGCTGCTCTGGCTGAGCATCCCCGTCCCCGAGGGGAAGTGGGTGGAGCCGGCGCTCTACCTGGGAAACGTCGCCAACGCCTTCGAGGCGTACGCTGGCGGCCAGCGCATCCACGTGAGCGGGAAGGTGAACCCTTCTGGCCGCGAGAGCATGGACAGCCTGACCTGGCACCTGGTGCCATTGCCGCCCGAGGTGACGGGCCAGCGCATTCTGCTGCGCATCCAGGGGACGGGGCCCGCCATCGGGGTGACGCAGGCCGCGCGGGTGGGCTCGCACCGCGAGCTGCTGGCCGCGGCGACGCGCACGGGGCTGGCGCCGTTCGTCATCGGAATGTTGCTGCTCGCCATCGCCGGGGTGTCCGCGGGCGCCGTCGTGCTGCGCCGCCAGAAGCGGATGCTGGTGGCGCTGACCGTCTTCTCCGGGGGCTCGGGCGCGCTGCTGCTCGGCATGAGCGGCCTGTTCGCCGCGCTCTGGGAGCTGCGCGTCGTCAGCAACCAGCTCACGCTGCTGGGCGCGTACTGCATCCTCCCGGGCCTCGCGTGGTTCATCTCGGACACGATTGGCGAGGGGAGGATGCGCTGGTTCCGCATCGGCGCGGCGGTGGTCTCCGTGCCGGCCGCCATCCAGGGCGCCCTGCTCCTCGTGGACCTGAGCGTGGCCCAGGGGCTCCTGCCACTCATGGTCTTCTATTCGCTTCCCGGGATCATGGTCTGCGTCGGGGTCGCGTCCGTGGAGTCCTGGCGCGGCAACTCCGACGCCCGCATCTTCGTCGCCGGCCTGGGCGTCCTCTTCTTCTTCTGCGTCCTCACCACGCTCCCCATGCTCGGCCTCTCGGATGCGACGGACAGCCAGCTCCACTGGGGCTTCTTCTCACTCACGCTGTCGCTCGTGGGCATCGTGGGAAGCCGCTCGTCGCGGGTGATGCGCTCCCTCGAAAGGCACACGCGAGGGCTGGAGGAGCGGCGCAAGGAGGTGCGCCAGCTCGCCAACAGCATGGGCAGTGGCGCCGGAGAGCTGGCGGCGGTGGTGCAGCAGCTGCGCGCCACGAGCGAGGAGCAGACCCACGGCATCAGCCGTCAGGCGACGGCGCTCCAGCAACTGGAGCATACGGTGGAGGAGATCCGACAGAGCTCGCACGTGACGGCCGACAAGGCCCGCATCATGGCCACCTCCGCCGAGACGGCCGAGCAGGTGGGGCGGGACGGCGGCGAGGCCGTGGAGCGCACGCTGACGGACCTCTCCGCCATCCGCGCCGAGGTGTCGGCGATGGCTGGCCACATCCTCGCGCTCGATGCGCGCACGCGAGAGATCGCCGGCATCGTGGACGTGGTGAAGGCGCTGGCGGACCAGTCCAACATGCTGGCCCTCAACGCGGCCATCGAGGCGGTGCGCAGCGGCGACAGCGGCAAGGGCTTCGGGGTGGTGGCTCGGGAGATGCGAAGCCTCGCGGACCAGTCCATCCACGCCACCCAGCGCATCCGCGAGGTGCTGGACGGGGTGAGCGCGAGCATGCGCGAGGCCGCGAAGGCGAGCGAGCAGGGCGAGCAGCGGGTGAGCGGCAGCCTCGACGCGGTGCGCACCTCCGGTGAGCAGCTCCAGAGGCTGGCCGCCATCATCAAGGACACCAGCTCCAGCGTGCGTCAGATCACCGCCGCCGTGGCCCAGCAGGACATGGGCACGCACCAGATTGCCCAGGCCATCCAGGAGCTGTCCGGCCAGATGCAGCGCACGCTGAAGGTGGTGGACGAGACGCAGAACGTCACCCACTCCGTCCAATCACTGGCCCAGCGCCTGTCGAGCGTCGCCGACCAGGCCCTCCGCTCCGGCACGCTGGACGCGGAGGAGGCGCCGGCCGGGTAGCCCGCGCTTTCTCGCGCAACTTCCGGACGTCTCCCGGGTTCACAGGGACATTTCCCGGAGGAGTCACCCCATGAAGCGACACGGAAGGACGACGTTCGGCCCGGTGTGCGGGCTGCTGGCCCTGGGCCTCATCGGCTGTGGAACCGCGGAGGACGCCCCCACCCCCGGCGCGGAGGCGCCCCTGGGCGCGTCCCATGCGGCCCTCACGGTGTACGAACAGGCCGCGCTGGACACGGCCAACACCTCCACGAGCTGCACGCCGCTCGCGAACTTCTACTGGGAGATTGGCAATGGAGCGGGGCCGCTCTACGCCATCCCGCGTGGCAGCGGCGTCTCCGCCACGACGGTGATGCCCATCGCGTCCGCGAGCAAGTGGCTGTACGCGGGGGCCTACGTCCAGTCGAAGGGGTACGCGAACCTCGCCGTGGACGAGAAGAAGCGGCTCAACTTCACCAGCGGCTACATCGACGAGAACACCACGCTGTGTGGGGACGCCGGGACGACCGTCTCGGATTGCTACGGGCCCGCCTACAAGGACGTCTCCTACCGCCCGCTCCAGAACGGCCGCTATTTCTACAACGGCGGCCACCTGCAGAAGCTGGCCCTGGACGACATCGGCGCCAGGAAGGGCACGGGGTTGATGAGCGTCATGGACTGGATCAACGCCCGGCTGGGCACCACCCTGCCGGAGTCGGACAGCGACGTCGCTCCGGCCGGGGGCTTCTCGGGCAGCGCGGCGCACTACCGCGTCTTCCTGATGAAGCTCATCAACAACCAGTACGAGCTGTCCTCCAAGCTGACCGTGGACTCCGTTCCGGCCTGGGACGGAGGGCCCAGCGTGTCCTACACACCGTGGACGGCCAGCCAGGCGTATTACGGGCTGGGGCACTGGATCGAGGGAGAGACCGTCAACGGCGTGTGGACCGTGACGGGCCACTCCTCGGCGGGGGCGTATGGCTTCTATCCCTGGGTGAACGCCGCCAGGAACCGCTACATGCTCCTGGCCCGCAACCGTCAGTTCGGTGGGCAGGCGGAGGGTGAGAAGTCACGCACCTGTGCCCAGGCCATTCGCAAGGCCTACGAGCTGGGTGTGCCGCAGCCGTAGCCGCCTCGCGCGTCCGTGCATGCGATGCGTGTCCACCGTCACCGACAGGCCCCCGAGGCGGCCTGTCGGTGCGCGGAGGGGAGGGTCAGCGCACTTCGAGTTCGTAGATGCGCGTCGCCGGGTCGCCGTTCTGGGACGGGGTGGTCACGTTGAGCTTGATGTAGCGCGCCGAGGTGGCGGTGATGGAGTGGGTCGACGTGTTGGCGGTGTTGCTGGTCACCGTCACCGGGGTGCTCCAGGTCGTACCGTTGCTGGAGGTCTGGAGGGTGAACGCCCGGGTGTTCCAGGTGCTTGATTCGCCGCCCTCGCCAGCATGCTTGACGACGAAGCCGCGGACCGTCTGGGCCGAGCCGAGATCCACCTGCAACCAGGCAGGAGAGGCCAACGAGCAGAACTTGTCGGTGGTGCCTCCGGAGGCGCTCCCGTTGAACGCCTTGCCCGGCGTTTCGGTGCTGTTGCAGGCGCTGGAGCCGGTCGCCGGTTTGTTGAGCGCCAGGTTGACGTTGCCGGCGCCGACCGACACGGTCTGGGTCCGGGTGTGGCTGGCGCCGCCGTTGTCGGTCACGGTCAGGCTGACGGTGTAGTTGCCGGCGCTGGCATAGACACGGCTGGGGTTCGTCGCGGTCGAGCCGCTGCCGTCGCCGAAGCTCCAGCTGCGCGAGGCGATGCTGCCGTCGCTGTCGCTGGAGGCGTCGCTGAAGGTCGCGGTCAATCCGCTCACGGTGACGCCGAAGTTGGCGACCGGCGGGGTGTTGCCGCTGACCGCGGTGTTGATCGCCGCGGCGTACTGCGCGGCCGTCCCCTGCGCGCCGCACCTCTGGATGTCGTCGTACAGCCACATGAAGCCGCCGTTGATGCCGGCGGTGTTCTTCCAGTTGCTCATCTTGCTCTGCACCGTGGCCGGGCTGTCACCGCTGCCGCAGCCGGTGCCGTGACGCGACCACAGGCCC is a genomic window containing:
- a CDS encoding macrolide 2'-phosphotransferase produces the protein MPLLPPDDARQILERAASHGLELQPDSLSVNEAGLDYRVVMARDTGDVEWILRIPRRDDVSAKLGEERAILDFVGPRLGVPVPQWQVADRSLIAYRALPGRPGLTLDPASGEPVWHFDRESRVYAREFGHLIHRLHAISIEEAGRAGLKVETPDQVRAGWASDIARVRKEFDVAEALIRRWETWLGEDSYWPRHVALTHGELYPAHVLLAPDDTITGVLDWTTAKVSDPARDFVFQRMLGVDAVFEATVDAYVKAGGQVWDRLDEHCTELLAATPVAYALFALTTGQPAHREAAAAQLKP
- a CDS encoding ArsR/SmtB family transcription factor is translated as MHAFDVLGDPVRRRILELLAEGEHASGEVVAVVQREFGITQSAVSQHLKVLRDNGFATVRVDGARRLYAVDAAPLAEVDAWLDRFRAFWTPKLDALATEVARGKKKRGD
- a CDS encoding SRPBCC family protein, with protein sequence MLHKVIGAEFRACVEREYEGKPAHVVIAHRVYTTDIEDLWDAVTNAERIPRWFLPIEGQLQLGGRYQLKGNAGGTIQRCDKPTAFDVTWEFNGGMSWVTVRLAPEGKGTRLTLEHIVHAADVEQFWSQFGPGATGVGWDLSFYGLGLHIESGQSVPPEANAVWAASDEAKAFMRESAQAWADAHVAAGETPDVARGMAERTAAFYTGG
- a CDS encoding methyl-accepting chemotaxis protein, with the translated sequence MGLSGVFSFVPTVFVVPFTSSRLAALGTALLLVLLSAPRVHAAPAQATVPAVDGWRFRWGDSPLGPDGIPVWAMATGTEEGWRPVEALKRPPGRGTNTLLWLSIPVPEGKWVEPALYLGNVANAFEAYAGGQRIHVSGKVNPSGRESMDSLTWHLVPLPPEVTGQRILLRIQGTGPAIGVTQAARVGSHRELLAAATRTGLAPFVIGMLLLAIAGVSAGAVVLRRQKRMLVALTVFSGGSGALLLGMSGLFAALWELRVVSNQLTLLGAYCILPGLAWFISDTIGEGRMRWFRIGAAVVSVPAAIQGALLLVDLSVAQGLLPLMVFYSLPGIMVCVGVASVESWRGNSDARIFVAGLGVLFFFCVLTTLPMLGLSDATDSQLHWGFFSLTLSLVGIVGSRSSRVMRSLERHTRGLEERRKEVRQLANSMGSGAGELAAVVQQLRATSEEQTHGISRQATALQQLEHTVEEIRQSSHVTADKARIMATSAETAEQVGRDGGEAVERTLTDLSAIRAEVSAMAGHILALDARTREIAGIVDVVKALADQSNMLALNAAIEAVRSGDSGKGFGVVAREMRSLADQSIHATQRIREVLDGVSASMREAAKASEQGEQRVSGSLDAVRTSGEQLQRLAAIIKDTSSSVRQITAAVAQQDMGTHQIAQAIQELSGQMQRTLKVVDETQNVTHSVQSLAQRLSSVADQALRSGTLDAEEAPAG
- a CDS encoding PKD domain-containing protein, producing MPKSQQRPSCFLPARRFLPGLAALALVAAAPMAQADSAIYGGGPFYSGGTAVMDDLRGSGFTTVILWSFHIEDNGDLVYNDIPVVKNGAYMGDPAWPTRLATLKTAPTSVNRIEVSIGAWSVPDFERMARLVNGTAPGCGSTLVCGSGSNSILYRNFQALKTATRADAVNFDDESAYDLAPTTQFGQMLIGMGFKITFAPYTQQGFWRSLKDNLGSAVDGIYLQVYDGGAGNNPASWNTAMGMTVDPGLWSRHGTGCGSGDSPATVQSKMSNWKNTAGINGGFMWLYDDIQRCGAQGTAAQYAAAINTAVSGNTPPVANFGVTVSGLTATFSDASSDSDGSIASRSWSFGDGSGSTATNPSRVYASAGNYTVSLTVTDNGGASHTRTQTVSVGAGNVNLALNKPATGSSACNSTETPGKAFNGSASGGTTDKFCSLASPAWLQVDLGSAQTVRGFVVKHAGEGGESSTWNTRAFTLQTSSNGTTWSTPVTVTSNTANTSTHSITATSARYIKLNVTTPSQNGDPATRIYELEVR